GGCCGCCACGCGGCAGCGCCGCCAGCGCGTTCAGGCTGTCTTGGGCGAGTTGGATGCCTTCTTCATCCCTACCGACTTGCGTGAGGGCAAACGCCAGGGCAGCACGCAATCGAAACGCTTCGATGGCGCCGGCGTATTCGCGCGCCTCCTTGCTCAGACCGGCATATAGGCTTTGCAGAATGTGCAGCGCCTCCACGTGGCGGCCTTTGTCGCCGGTGAGGTTGGCCAAGCGGATTTGCAACATGGCCGAACGCCGCCAGTCGAGCTTGTGATGCATGGCATCCAGTGCTAAGGCGTGGCGAATGCGCTCTTCGGCCAGGTCGTAACGGGCATCCAGATCGTAAAGATAGCTCAGCCCCTCATCAATCTCGATTTGTTGTTCGATGGATGGGCAGGTTGGCAAGCGACGCAACAGCGTCTCGGCGCGCTCGAAGCGCGCAATGCCATTCTCGGTCTCGCCGGTGCGGCGAGCGCGTTGGGCAGATAGGATCATGTAGCGCGCTGCCTCATCCCACATTCGGCCCTTTTCGTAGTGCACTGCCAACTGTGCAGCATACTCGCGCGCCTGCTCGCCCCACAGCTGCTCGATGCCCGCAGCCGTTTTGCGATGGGCCAGCATACGCTCCCTGCCGCGCAAGGTCTCGAGCAACTCGCGCTGGAAGAGCGTGCTGTTGAAGCGAAAGCGCGACGTCACGTTATCGCCCACCTCGACATCGCCAACGTACTCGATGATGTCATGCGGATGCTCGGCCGGCTCCAACAGGCGCAGCACGTCCACCTCGTCCCTACCCGTCACCGCAGCTAACACCGCCGTCTCGAACGTGACGCCTTGCACGGCCGCCAACGCCAACACTCGGCGCAACTCGTCGGGCAAGCGCTCGAGACGCTTGTGGATGACGGCCTCCACGCTGCGCGGCAGATCTTCCTCGGTCAACTCACGCACAAGCATCCACCGGCCGTCGGCCTCATCGCGGCGAATCTCACCACGCGTCTGCATCAAGCGCAGCGACTCAAGCACGAACAACGGTGCGCCACCGGTGCGTTGATAAAACTGCTCGGTGAACGCCGGCGGGAACTTATTCGCGGGCAGGCACTGGTTGAGAAGCGCATTCACGCCCTGAGGTGAAAGCGGCGGCAGCGTGATCTCCGCATCCGGGTTGTAGCGCACGATTTCATCGGCCAGTTTCTCGAAGAGGTGATCCTCGACCGCGACATCCGACGGGCGATAGGCGCACAACAACATCACCCGCAGACCGGCGATGTTCTTCGCCAGATGCGAGAGCAGACGCACCGATCCGGCGTCGCTCCAGTGCAGGTCATCTATCGCGATCAACACCGGCTGTTTCTCGGAGACCGACTCCAACACGCCGATATACTCACGCAGCAACTTGTCGGGGTTCGGGCCAGGCGAGGACTTGGTGCGCTCGCGTACGACCTTGGCCGTCTGCAAGCCGGCGCCGACTAAGTCACCGGCGACCGGAACGATGCTCACCCACGACGGGGCGATCTCCAACACGGTGTCTAAGATATCCGCAGCGAGGGTCTTGGCCGGCGCAGCAACGAGCTGGTTCATCACGTCGGCAAACGGCCAGAAGGGCTCGTCGCGCCCAGTTTGCGCCGAACAAGAGGCACGCGCAATCTTGTGCGGCTCCTCCTCCGCTTCGACGCGGGCGACGAAGCTGGACAGAAGCGAGGACTTACCGTAGCCGGCCTCGCCGGCCAGTAATGCAACGCAACCGCGCCCTCGCGTTGCCCCGTGCCACATATCGAGCAGCTTGTTCATCTCGCGTTCGCGCTCGATGAGCACGGGTGACGCTTGAGATGGCTGGGGAGTCTTACCGTTTTGTGCCTCCGAACGCCCGCTAGACGGCGTCGCCGGCGCCGCATCTTGCGGTACCGGCTTGCCCCCCAATTTGCGCTTCTTGAACCAGATCATGACGACCTCCCATTAGTGCAAAGTCAAACGCGAAGTTGGGAATTTATCGGCCGCCAGCCCCTCGCTTTAACAGCCAGATAATGTGCAGCAGTGTATTACCGTAGCCGAAGGTTGGCAAATGTAATAACGCCAAGAACGAGGTGAAATTGCCACACCAGAAACGTCACGCCCGAAGCGCTCGACGCCTGCCTTCCTCTGTCACCTGCCCGTTGATCCATCGAGCGCTAAAATGTTTCCTCAACTATGCCCCTCTCCTTCCCCATTCCTCGGCTTGGCCTCGGCTGCGCGCCGCTCGGCTCGATGGAACGCACATTCGGCTACGGCGTCAGCGAGGCCGATGCCGTCGCGACGATCCACCGCGCGCTGGAGCGCGGCATCACCCTGCTGGATACCGCGCCGTTCTACGCCAATGGCCAATCCGAAATCCGCGTCGGGCTGGCGCTGCGGGGTGTCTCACGCGACCGGTTCATCATCAGCACAAAAGTCGGCTGGCTACCCGATCCCGATCACGTTGGGCAACAAGGCGCTGGCGAACGCAGTTACACACGCGACGCCGTGCTGCGCAGCATCGAGGGCAGCCTAGAGCGCCTGGGCGTGGACTATTTGGACATCGCTCATGTGCACGACCCGGAGGCCGGCGACTATCGCCGGCAGATCCTGGACGAAGCCTATCCGACCTTGCTCGATTTGAAGGCGCAGGGGGTGATCCGCGCGATCGGCGCCGGCCTGAACCAGACCGACTTCCTGGTGGACTTCGCGCGCCACGCTCCGCTGGACTGCGCGATCCTGGCCGGCCGCTATACGCTGCTGGAGCAAGCGCCGCTTCACGAGGCGTTCCCGCTGGCTCTGTCGAAGGGAATCGGCATCTTCGCTGCCGGGGTATTCAACGGCGGCATTCTGGCCACCGGTGCGCGGCCGGGCGCGCGCTACCAGTATGCGCCCGCGCCGGAGCCGATTCTGCATCTGACGCGAATGATCGAGCGCGTGTGCGCGAAGCACGGCGTCGCGTTGCGCGCGGCAGCCATGCAGTTCGCCGCCGCGCACCCGGCCGTGCGGGCGCTGATCGTGGGCATGGCAAGGCCGAGCGAGGTGGACGAGAACCTAGCCGACTTCGCCGCGCCGATCCCGGCGGCCTTCTGGGCGGAGCTGAAGGCGCGTGAGTTGATCGAGCCGGATGCGCCGACCCCGCAGTAGCCGCTACTACCCACTCACTACTCACTACTGCCTACTACTATCTAACCGCGCAAAGAACGCCCTCAACACCACATCGGTTGGCGCCATCATCAGACCCTGGCCAACGTCCTGCGGCTCAACGACGGTCACGCCCCAGCCGGCCAGCGTCGCGATGGACTGCCGGACGGCGGGATGGGCGAACAGCGGCTCGTTCAGCGACAGCGCGACCACGACCGGCTGGCCGAAGCCGATCATCTCGGCGACGATGGACAGTGCCAGGTTATCGGCGATCCCATGCGCCAGTTTGTTGAGCGAGTTGAAATTGCACGGCGCGAACAACACCGGCCCGGGCGTCGGTCGCGGCAGGATGCGCGCGTCGAAGTAGCTCTCCACCAGATGGTTGTTGGGGATGCGGCGCAGGTCGTGTGGGCTGATCAATCGCATGGCGTTCGGCGTCTGCACGGTGATCACGCGCTCGAATCGTGCGCTGAGCGCGGCGACGAACTCCGGCGCGCGGTAGGCCGTCGTCGCGCCGCTGATCATGAGGTAAACGGTGTTGTGCATAGCCGGGGATGCTCGTTCAACAGATGCGCGGCAACTGCTCGCCCAGCGGCATGGGGATAACCCGCGTGCCGCCGATCGCCGTGCGTGCCGTCACCAGGCCAGCCGGTTGCTCGACCACCCGACCGATCATCGCTGCGCGATGGCCCAACGGGTGTGCGTGCATACATGCCAAGACGGTTTCGGCGGCTTCTTCCGCGACGAATGCCACCAGCTTACCTTCGTTGGCGACGTAGATCGGATCCATGCCCAACAGATCGCAGGCGGCTTGCACGTCGGGATTCACCGGCAGCGCGCGCTCGTCGAGCTGGATGCCTACCTGCGACGCCGCGGCGATCTCGTTCAAGGCCGCGGCCAGCCCGCCGCGCGTCGGGTCGCGCAAGGCGTGAATCGCGCCGGGAGCAACGTCGAGCATGGCCGCCACCAGACCGTGCAGCGGCGCGGTGTCGCTGGTGATCGTCGTCTCGAACGCTAAACCCTCACGCACGCTCATGATGGCCATGCCGTGGTCGCCGATGGTGCCGTTGACCAGCACGCAGTCGCCGGGCTTGGCGCGATCCGGCCCGATGTGCACACCATTGGGGATCAGGCCCACGCCGGTGGTGTTGATGAACACGCCGTCGCCATGGCCTTTGTCCACCACCTTGGTATCGCCGGACACCACGCGCACGCCGGCAGCGCGCGCTGCCGCGGCCATGCGCTCGACGATCGCGCCGAGCTGCGCCAGCGGCAGCCCTTCCTCCACGATGAAGCCGGCGGTCAGGTAGAGCGGTTTCGCGCCCATCATCGCCAGGTCGTTCAGCGTGCCGTTCACGGCCAGCTCGCCGATCGAGCCGCCGGGGAAGAAAAGCGGCCGCACCACGAACGAATCGGTGGAGATCGCTACGCGCGCACCGTCCAACGACAGCACGGCGGCATCCCCCAGTTGGCGCAGCGCCTCATCGCCAAAAGCCGGCACGAAGAGGTGTCGGATCAGCTCCGCCGTCAGCTTGCCGCCGCCGCCGTGGCCGATGACGACGTTAGGATAGTCGCGCAGCGGCAGCGGACAAGACCAGGTGGTGAAGTCGAGGGACATGGGGAATTGAGAAGTCAGAAGTCAGAAGTCAGAAGTCAGAGATCGGAAGTCGGGAGTGGGGAGTGGATAGTGGGGAGTCGGGCTCAATTCTCTCTACCCCTCACCGCTCCCCCCTTTTAACCCTCATCGCTCGAAGCTTACCGCTCACGCGAACCGTCCGTAGTTGTAGTAGGCTGCGCAGGCGCCTTCGCTGCTCACCATTGTTGCACCCAGCGGGGTGCGCGGCGTGCATTGCTTGCCAAAGGCCGGACATTGATTCGGCTTGATCAGACCTTGCAGCACCTCACCGCTCCGGCACACCGCGGATTCCTGCGCC
The window above is part of the Candidatus Roseilinea sp. genome. Proteins encoded here:
- a CDS encoding oxidoreductase; translated protein: MPLSFPIPRLGLGCAPLGSMERTFGYGVSEADAVATIHRALERGITLLDTAPFYANGQSEIRVGLALRGVSRDRFIISTKVGWLPDPDHVGQQGAGERSYTRDAVLRSIEGSLERLGVDYLDIAHVHDPEAGDYRRQILDEAYPTLLDLKAQGVIRAIGAGLNQTDFLVDFARHAPLDCAILAGRYTLLEQAPLHEAFPLALSKGIGIFAAGVFNGGILATGARPGARYQYAPAPEPILHLTRMIERVCAKHGVALRAAAMQFAAAHPAVRALIVGMARPSEVDENLADFAAPIPAAFWAELKARELIEPDAPTPQ
- a CDS encoding hydrogenase expression/formation protein HypE; this encodes MSLDFTTWSCPLPLRDYPNVVIGHGGGGKLTAELIRHLFVPAFGDEALRQLGDAAVLSLDGARVAISTDSFVVRPLFFPGGSIGELAVNGTLNDLAMMGAKPLYLTAGFIVEEGLPLAQLGAIVERMAAAARAAGVRVVSGDTKVVDKGHGDGVFINTTGVGLIPNGVHIGPDRAKPGDCVLVNGTIGDHGMAIMSVREGLAFETTITSDTAPLHGLVAAMLDVAPGAIHALRDPTRGGLAAALNEIAAASQVGIQLDERALPVNPDVQAACDLLGMDPIYVANEGKLVAFVAEEAAETVLACMHAHPLGHRAAMIGRVVEQPAGLVTARTAIGGTRVIPMPLGEQLPRIC